From Girardinichthys multiradiatus isolate DD_20200921_A chromosome 13, DD_fGirMul_XY1, whole genome shotgun sequence:
agtacccagagagcacggggagaacatgcaaactccatgcagaaagacccccatcTTGAGTCGAACCCAGGTCCTTTTTGCTGCAACTGCGCCACCTTGGAGccataaaaaaataactattccatgttaaatcattatttgctgtgattaaccacatttgttTGGGTTAAAATTTCTAGTCACACTCAGGCCTGATTGCTGTTTGGACAATGAGGAAGATGTGTATGCTGTATCATAACCTTAACCAGCTAGGTCAAACTGCCTTCAGAGTGATGCAGAAGACTCATTGCTTGTTATCTTAAATGCAATTGGCAGTTGTTTCTACCAAGATTGGCACAAGGAGATTTTAGGTTTAATTGAGCAATTACTTGTTCACACAGGACCAGGCTGGATTAGTTGTCTTCTATTAATAAATGAAGTCATCATTTGAATACTGCACTTTATATTTACTGTACTGtatgatattaaaattaatttgaggatctgaaacatgtaagtgtgacaaaaaagcaaatacagaagaaatctgtagaaAGCAAATACTTCTTCACAGCCCTGTAAACAGATGATGATGTGCTGTCTGGCGCCACTGCCAGTCATAGACAAAGTGAACTGCTGTCTTGACAATAAGCCTTATTCGTGGAAACATGTTGAATAGATGTATGTCTGTTTACTGGTTAAAGATAAAAGAGAATGAAGAGAAACCTCTTACTTTGCCCAAATAACCTCCAGTCAGGAAAAATAGGTGACcttaataaaagtaaacaggtAAAGAGTAGATTTCTCCCACTATGAAACAATCTCTCCCACTAGTCTGAAACACTTTTTGCCCTAGAATCAGTGAAACAGCTGGAATCTTGGCTACAATAGAAGGAAAACCCAAAGGCTGGGATAATTTGACACAACACTGTCCTTGTCACTGCTACGACAAACAGCTCTAACACAGTAGTGAGATCATCAAGCTGATATACAGTCAGTTTGAGCTTGCCACAGAGGCCTTTTAAACCCCTAGTTAGGGTGTCAGTCTGCCACAGCTCCAAGCTAGAGCCCTCAGACATTTCTCATGACTTTCTACTCCTCACTTAACAAATCACTATAAAAAATCTTCACCTTATTAGCCTTTGTATGGAAGCGGGAGACTATGCTATCACTAATTTGATTTTGCTTTGACAATTGTTGCCCAAGTTTAGGATTTGCATCTTTTTATGGTAACTCTTCTCAGATAACTGGTTTAATCTGCGAGCCTGTACACAACTGAAATGGAAAACTTGTAAAAGGATTATACTTAaactttggattttatttacagtaacCATAGTTTTATACGACCAGGGCTTCTTATCCCCAATAACTGATTTGACTGAGCAGGCAGATGTAAAGAGTCTGGGGCTATTTTGTCTCTTCGATCAGACCTAAGGCTTAACACCAGTCTGTCTTACGGTCTATGGAGTGGTCTCCAATTGCATTGTGTAAACATTGCAACAGGCAGCGGTAGATGCAGGTTATACCACATCTCAGGTGCAAGTTTTGCAGATAAGTCTCAGTGGCTTAGTGGGTCGCAACTAATAAATAAGCCTTTGCTTGACTGAAAGCATCTTCCCACAAAGACAAGGCAAACAgcttctggagaaaggttttatgGTCAATCAAACCAAATATTTGGCCACATTGTCAAGGAGTTTGTTGGGTGCAGTCAATAGGAGTAGTCAATATGACATTAATGTGTGTataatgagtgtatgtaaacttctgtcTGGATTGGTATACTATGTTATTATCTCTGAGTCTGGCTGTTGAAAAATGTACTTTCCTTCCTTCAAAAAATGTCTTTAGTCAGTACCGTCAGAGAACATGTAATTATAGTTTCTTGGATAATTTTAATATTCTAATGTGCCACACTGTCTCCTGTCTATAATGTGTCCATCTCAGGGGCAGAGGATGTCCAGAGCTGACTGGTCCTTCCTGGAACACCTGCTGAAGGAGGGCCAAGAGTACTCAACTGCCATTGGCCGGATCTGGCTCACTGTGCTCTTCCTGTTTCGCATGCTGGTTCTGGGAACAGCTGCTGAATCGGCATGGGATGATGAGCAATCTGACTTTGTCTGCAACACGAGGCAACCTGGTTGCACAGCCGTCTGCTACGATAAAGCCTTCCCCATATCCCACTTCCGTTACTTTGTCCTCCAGGTCATATTCGTCTCTACTCCTACGATCTTCTACTTTGGATACGTGGCTATCCGAGGTGGGAAGGACCCAAAAACTAAAGAGAGCAGAGCTGAAAGTGAGAGTAAAAGAAGTGAAATTGTAAAAGGGAGGGAAGGTATAAGTGTGAATAAAGATAAGGCAGGACgtaaagaggaagaaaacaatTATGGGAATGGAATAACATCTAACAAGGCATCTCCTGAGGATCAACAACTGAAAGGGCGCCTTCTGAGGGCATATGCATTCAGCATCCTCGTAAAAATCCTCCTAGAGGCTGGATTTATTGCCGGACTTTGGTTCCTTTATGATGGCTTTTTCATTGCAGCCAAATTTGAATGCACAACATCACCATGTCCTCATACTGTCGACTGCTTCGTCTCTCGGCCCACGGAGAAGACCATCTTCACCATCTACTCTCAGGTGATAGCTGGCATCTCCCTTTTACTCAACCTTATTGAACTCATCCACCTACTGATATTAGCCGTTTCTTATCGACTGGAGAACCGGCATCAGGACCACCTACCTCAAGCAAAGCGGGTACAAGAAACTCCAGCACTCCAAATAGAGGTGTGCCAGGCTTGTAGTACTGGGAGGGATATCAGCGTCCACATGCAGGGTGGGGAAGCAGAATTGCCTGGTAACCCCTGTGAAAGctacactgatgcagtaatagAGGTTAACTGGGAATCAGGAGAGACAAGGGACAACTTGCTTCCAAGCTATGTGAACTGCATGAAATCTACACATTCCAAACAATTCACACATTCAAAACATTCACATCAAACTGGGAAATATCTTAAAGGTGCCCATAAGGGACATACAAACCAAAAACACTATGTTTGATTGTAGCTTTGTGTACTTTTTTGGTTCTTGGCATGTCTGCACATGACACTTAACTTACAAGAGTACACAGTCTGAAGGAAAGTAGTACAACAACCACTGCACTGTGACCTCCATGCATCTAGGCAGACAGACATTTGgcgattttgttttttgataaacaaatctatttaaaattaaacattttgagaaGCCCCtgccaaagacaaaaaaagtgtttccattACAAGATTTAGGTCATAAGATGCCTTCCTGCTATGTTGAATAGCAATGTGATGTGGAAAAAATAAGCGGAGGGGTCTGACAAGGGAGCTTCTGAGTGTTTATGCAAGGAAATTTAGATTTaaacatacactgctcaaaaaattaaagggaacactccaataacacatcctagatctgaatgaataaaatattttcattgaatactttgttctgtacaaagttgaatgtgctgacaacaaaatcacacaaaaatcatcaatggaaatcaaatttattacttaatggaggcctggatttggagtcacacacaaaattaaagtggaaaaacacactacaggctgatccaactttgatataatgtccttaaaacaagtcaaaatgaggctcagtattgtgtgtggcctccatgtgcctgtatgacctccctacagcgcctgggcatgctcctgatgagacggtggatggtctcctgagggatctcctcccagacctggactaaagcctccgccaactcctggacagtctgtgatgcaacgtgacgttggtggatggagcgagacatgatgtcccagatgtgctcaattagattcaggtctggggaacgggcgggccagtccatagcttcaatgtcttcatcttgcaggaactgctgacacactccagccacatgaggtctagcattgtcctgcattaggaggaacccagggccaaccgcaccagcatatggtctcacaaggggtctgaagatctcatctcggtacctaatggcagtcaggctacctctggcgagaaCATGGAGGGCCGcacaccccacaccattactgacccactgccaaaccagtcatgctgaaggatgttgcaggcagcagattgctctccacggtgtctccagactctgtcacgtctgtcgcATGTGCTCAGtgggaacctgctttcatctgtgaagagcacagggcggcagtggcaaatttgccaatcctggtgttctctggcaaatgccaagcgtcctgcacggtgttgggctgtgagcacaacccccatttttggacgtcgggccctcataccatcctcatgtagttggtttctaaccgtttgtgcagacacatgcacatttgtggtctgttggaggtcattttgcaggtctctggcagtgctcctcctgttcctccttgctcaaaggcagaggtagcagtcctgctgctgggttgttgccctcctacggcctcctccacgtctccttgtgtactggcctgtctcctggtagcgcctccaggctctggacactacgctgacagacacagcaaaccttcttgccacagctcgcatcgatgtgccatcctggatgagctgcactacctgagccacttgtgtaggttgtagagtccgtctcatgctaccacgagtgtgatagcaccaccaacattcaaaagtgaccaaaacatcagccagaaagcataggtactgagaagtggtctgtagtccccacctgcagaaccactcctttattgagtgtgtcttgctaatcgccaaagatttccccctgttgtctattccatttgcacaacagcatgtgaaattgattgtcagtgttgcttcctacgtggacagtttgatttacttgcaattatgttgtgttgtttaagcgttccctttatttttttgagcagtgtatttctcTGATATTTGCACTGTAAGCCCAAGAGTTAAATGGAACTTTGTTCTCTCCTAATGGATTTGCGCTCTCTGTGGAATGTACTGGTCTCTGGATCCTGCTCGGCTCCCAGAAGGATAATTGCGGCATAAATGCAGGCacgcatgcatgcacacacacaatatGCTTGTCTCCTTTCACACAGTGAGTTCTGGTCAATCAAAAGTTGGAGATTTGGTCTTGGAAGGCAAGAGGGGGTGCTAAAAGAAGCCGAAGGTTTGGATTTGTGGGATGGAACATTACTTCCAGTGACCATAGTATTTCAGCGATGAAGAGAACAGAAGAAATGACCGCCTCATAAAAGCACTTGCTCATTAATGTAAAATCATTGCTGGAAACTTCAATGAGCTATAGTTGcagtgccttccaaaagtaaaCTTGTTCACAGATTGTTgcataacaaccacaaactttagtgttggggttttatttgtttgactaacacaaacaaaatgatgCATAGTTTTAATTACCCAGAACAGACCATCCCCTTAGTGAAACAAGGGGATGGTGGTGTCATGTTGTGGCCATGATTTTTATCAGCAAGGATGTTGAAGCTGGTTGAAGGGagtgggaagaaggatggagctaaataaatgttttgttatatttttacaaataacaaacAGAAAAGTGTGACGTGCATTCGTATTAACCCTGCTGAGGTTATTACTAGACTTTCTAATTCATGGCTTTACTTTGATCGAAACAATCCTACTCTAGCTTTGGCTGCATGTTCGCCcaagtcttaagtcttttaCATCGTCTTACAGGTTTTTATTCCAGGACTGGCCAGTGTTTATCTCCATCTATTTCCCCTGAAAAGCATACCCGCAGCATGATACTTCCACCAAAATATTTCAGCATGTgggtgatgtgttcagggtgatgaaaaccatgcatccatTTCTTTTAACTTCACATTCATGCACGTTTTCTGTTGGTCTgttatataaaatcccaatgaaatacattaaagtttgaggttaaaaagtaacaaaaatgtaaaaaggattTTACTTTTGCACTATGAAACTATTTGTACTATAAAATATAGTACTCGCACATTGTATGGACATAAATTCGGTACAGAAATGTACAAATTGTACAAAACAATGTACAAGGGGAGCTCAATATTTggacaaatgtatttaaatgtatttttatgtattgtAAAGAAAACCTGGTCacaatatttattatttgtaggaaaataactaattattcaTTATTGATTATGTCAGTTCATAATAAAGTCTAAGAAACACAACAGAGcactatttattcatttataagGTTTAAGTTTATTTCTTGTGTACGGCATGCTTTTATTCCCTTTCATTTCACaatgagatttttatttgtcgAAACCATTGTTTCTTCGTCCAACAATACACTTTATGTCATCCAAGCATTGTTGCAACACAGAGAAAATGAATCCCTCGTGACAGCAggata
This genomic window contains:
- the gja4 gene encoding gap junction protein alpha 4 isoform X1, with the protein product MSRADWSFLEHLLKEGQEYSTAIGRIWLTVLFLFRMLVLGTAAESAWDDEQSDFVCNTRQPGCTAVCYDKAFPISHFRYFVLQVIFVSTPTIFYFGYVAIRGGKDPKTKESRAESESKRSEIVKGREGISVNKDKAGRKEEENNYGNGITSNKASPEDQQLKGRLLRAYAFSILVKILLEAGFIAGLWFLYDGFFIAAKFECTTSPCPHTVDCFVSRPTEKTIFTIYSQVIAGISLLLNLIELIHLLILAVSYRLENRHQDHLPQAKRVQETPALQIEVCQACSTGRDISVHMQGGEAELPGNPCESYTDAVIEVNWESGETRDNLLPSYVNCMKSTHSKQFTHSKHSHQTGKYLKGAHKGHTNQKHYV
- the gja4 gene encoding gap junction protein alpha 4 isoform X2, with the protein product MSRADWSFLEHLLKEGQEYSTAIGRIWLTVLFLFRMLVLGTAAESAWDDEQSDFVCNTRQPGCTAVCYDKAFPISHFRYFVLQVIFVSTPTIFYFGYVAIRGGKDPKTKESRAESESKRSEIVKGREGISVNKDKAGRKEEENNYGNGITSNKASPEDQQLKGRLLRAYAFSILVKILLEAGFIAGLWFLYDGFFIAAKFECTTSPCPHTVDCFVSRPTEKTIFTIYSQMLQSPHQSLVKDAENGKNA